One Cyprinus carpio isolate SPL01 chromosome A16, ASM1834038v1, whole genome shotgun sequence genomic region harbors:
- the LOC109072367 gene encoding PHD finger protein 1-like has product MGGVSEGEDVLARWSDGLLYLGNVKRVDSIKQCCLVRFEDNSEFWVLRKDIHSFSSGGEEVCCICDAPPLKEPLVNCLKCRHGYHPECHTPPIDPEVDPNSWICRQCVFAVATKRGGALKRGRFARLMQIMKVRLPYQLSSLDWDLQHLTNQQQCYCYCAGPGEWNLKMLQCGSCGQWFHEACTQCLTKPLLYGDRFYQFQCSVCTNGPETVQRLPMTWVDLAHLVLYHLSLCCKRKYFDFDHEIMSFANENWESLLLGTLSDTPRQDRCQNLLNALNSHKDRFVSGKEIKKKKCLFGLQVRAPPPLSSDQSPFIAEQPINITHRRSPMSLPYQRRAVGPEARKSKRRVTETQTCPPGVATNAIDLVPCCHGYVDGTSLYDPRKQEEEINLGSPPKRMYALYHPSYNGSQDLSRTLHHYSAEDPCRLPAPCLPFSLSSAHPTGQRYESCPSLFLHDVPPYPSTVGMGGHTPMGWGGSDSVRILARRITAEGKVQYLVEWGNVSVY; this is encoded by the exons ATGGGGGGAGTTAGTGAAGGAGAGGATGTTTTAGCCAGGTGGAGCGATGGACTTCTGTACCTTGGCAATGTCAAAAGA GTGGACAGCATCAAGCAGTGCTGTTTGGTTAGATTTGAGGATAACTCTGAATTCTGGGTCCTCAGGAAAGACATCCACTCAT TCTCTTCAGGTGGAGAGGAGGTGTGCTGTATCTGTGATGCTCCACCTCTTAAAGAACCTCTCGTAAACTGCCTCAAGTGTCGCCATG GTTATCATCCAGAGTGCCACACGCCGCCCATTGATCCTGAAGTTGACCCCAACAGCTGGATATGTCGCCAATGTGTCTTCGCAGTCGCAACAAAG AGAGGGGGAGCGTTAAAAAGAGGACGTTTCGCACGGCTCATGCAGATCATGAAAGTGCGGCTGCCCTATCAGCTGTCATCTTTAGACTGGGACCTGCAGCACTTGACCAACCAGCAGCAGTGTTACTGCTATTGTGCTGGACCAGGAGA GTGGAATCTGAAGATGTTGCAGTGTGGGAGTTGTGGGCAGTGGTTTCATGAAGCTTGCACTCAGTGCCTGACCAAACCTCTTCTCTATGGAGACCG TTTTTATCAGTTCCAGTGCTCAGTGTGCACAAATGGTCCAGAGACCGTCCAGAGGCTTCCAATGACCTG GGTAGATTTGGCCCATTTGGTGCTGTATCATCTCTCCCTGTGCTGCAAGAGGAAGTATTTTGATTTTGATCATGAAATCATGTCTTTTGCAAATGAAAATTGGGAATCGTTGCTTCTTGGCACG CTGTCAGACACACCGAGGCAAGACCGTTGCCAAAACCTGCTCAATGCTTTAAATTCCCACAAAGACAG GTTTGTTTCGGGGAAGGAAATTAAGAAGAAGAAGTGTCTCTTTGGTCTTCAAGTTCGGGCTCCTCCCCCTTTGTCATCAGACCAATCACCTTTCATCGCCGAACAGCCAATCAACATCACCCACAGGAGAAG TCCCATGTCACTGCCCTACCAGCGGAGAGCGGTGGGTCCGGAGGCCCGTAAATCAAAGCGCCGGGTCACTGAGACACAG ACTTGTCCACCAGGAGTTGCAACAAATGCTATTGACCTGGTGCCATGTTGCCACGGTTATGTCGATGGAACAAGCCTATATGACCCTAGAAAACAAGAGGAAGAGATAAATTTGGG TTCACCCCCCAAGAGAATGTATGCGCTATATCACCCTTCATACAACGGATCTCAGGACCTGTCTAGAACTCTGCATCATTACAG TGCAGAGGACCCTTGTCGACTTCCAGCCCCCTGCCTTCCATTCTCTCTGTCCTCGGCTCACCCAACCGGACAGCGCTATGAAAGTTGCCCGTCTCTCTTCCTGCATGACGTGCCACCCTACCCAAGTACAGTCGGCATGGGGGGGCACACGCCGATGGGGTGGGGGGGGAGCGACTCCGTCAGGATCTTGGCCAGGCGCATAACGGCGGAAGGAAAAGTCCAGTACCTAGTAGAATGGGGAAATGTGAGCGTGTACTGA